One window from the genome of Nitrosospira multiformis encodes:
- a CDS encoding EAL domain-containing protein, with product MKILYLEDNAQDADLVRIELRKRAPDIQLEVVSTLTEALARLERFREIYGTSLEAVGVAPANGDVPARYDLVLTDLNLPDGNGKTLLAQVRDQHLPLPVVVLTGSGSEETLVALLRAGADDYVIKRSDFLETLALVLRAALDRFQTETFRRAATLRVLYVEPNAYDIDLTKRELASIAPHLHIESLQTAEQVLHRFAVPEPKLAIDVLLLDYRLPGASAIDVIKELCQVRGFDLPIILVTGQGDEEIARQSLKLGAADYVVKNSGYLQRLPTVIENVWLRAESNRRERVLLEERTRLALATGAAAIGIWEWNTATGEIVWDDHMYEIYGVPRECEMTYEVWKSYVHPDDLAEQEVKLRRIVAEKGQEHLDFRILRAHETVRYLHVAQTVTWGTSDKELRVIGTNIDITERKQAELAIRQHARQQSLIAAFGQQALASTDLDELWNQVAAIASQGLNLDFCKILLITLDGRSFILKAGSGWQEGWIGRQICTIDENTQNRFALLSREPVIVEDFRTETRFTPSEILRTHDIRSGVVVLISGTDGPSGVLGAYSRDTLRFTPASISFLQSVANVLATAINRKNAEERLTYLAQFDPLTGLPNRSLFLDRLGQAMEQAQRNHGRIGVVFADLDRFKIVNDTMGHSTGDRLLVQVAQRLQQCVRSGDTVARLGGDEFAFILSSLAHAEDATLVAEKVIAALSQPFELEGQEIYISASLGISIYPGDGTDADGLLRNADTAMFQAKEQGPAIYQFYLPQMNERAVARLKLETQLRGALARREFVLHYQPKVSLVSGKITGFEALLRWWHPALGLVPPFQFISVLEDTGLIVSVGEWVVLTVCEQIGRWQDQGLVPHPVSVNLSARQFQQQDLDAVIEKTLRITGIDPRLLEFELTESVLMKEAETAANALQNLKAFGVQISMDDFGTGYSSLAYLKRFPLDVLKIDRTFIRDVTTNPDDATIAVAMIKLAHSLGLRVVAEGVETREQLNFLIHHGCDEMQGYYFSRPLPLENASQVLMEDRRLLIN from the coding sequence ATGAAAATCCTCTATCTTGAGGACAATGCTCAAGACGCTGATCTTGTGCGAATCGAGTTGCGGAAGCGTGCGCCGGATATTCAGCTGGAAGTCGTTTCTACATTAACCGAGGCGCTCGCACGGCTCGAACGATTTCGTGAGATTTATGGGACCAGTCTGGAAGCGGTCGGAGTCGCGCCGGCCAACGGGGACGTTCCCGCGCGTTATGACCTGGTCTTGACTGATCTCAATCTTCCTGATGGTAACGGCAAGACTTTACTTGCTCAGGTTCGTGATCAGCACCTGCCGCTGCCCGTAGTAGTGCTTACCGGCTCGGGTAGCGAAGAAACCCTGGTGGCATTGCTCCGCGCGGGGGCGGATGATTACGTCATAAAACGGAGCGATTTCCTTGAGACCTTGGCTCTCGTGCTCCGCGCGGCACTCGACAGATTCCAGACGGAAACCTTTCGCAGGGCTGCAACGCTGAGAGTTCTCTATGTCGAACCGAATGCTTACGATATCGATTTGACAAAACGAGAACTGGCTTCGATTGCTCCCCACCTCCACATTGAATCCCTTCAGACCGCGGAACAAGTCTTGCATCGCTTTGCAGTGCCTGAACCGAAACTTGCCATTGATGTTCTCCTGTTGGATTATCGTTTGCCTGGAGCTTCCGCCATCGATGTAATAAAGGAGCTTTGCCAGGTTCGGGGGTTTGATTTGCCAATCATTCTCGTGACCGGGCAGGGGGATGAAGAAATTGCACGGCAGTCTCTCAAACTGGGTGCCGCTGATTATGTGGTAAAAAATTCTGGCTATCTTCAGCGGCTACCCACAGTCATAGAAAATGTCTGGCTCCGGGCCGAGTCGAATCGCAGAGAGCGGGTTTTGCTGGAAGAAAGAACGCGCCTTGCTCTTGCCACCGGAGCGGCCGCGATAGGCATCTGGGAGTGGAATACCGCTACCGGCGAGATCGTCTGGGATGACCACATGTACGAGATCTACGGTGTTCCACGGGAGTGCGAAATGACTTATGAGGTCTGGAAATCCTATGTACATCCGGATGATCTGGCAGAGCAGGAAGTGAAGCTGCGCAGGATCGTTGCCGAGAAAGGGCAGGAGCACCTGGATTTTCGCATCTTGCGCGCACACGAAACGGTGCGTTATCTCCATGTTGCCCAGACAGTGACGTGGGGTACGAGTGATAAGGAATTGAGAGTAATAGGAACCAATATCGACATCACTGAACGCAAACAGGCGGAATTAGCCATCCGGCAACACGCAAGACAGCAGAGCCTCATTGCGGCATTCGGGCAACAGGCGCTTGCCAGCACCGATCTCGACGAGTTGTGGAATCAGGTGGCCGCAATTGCCTCTCAGGGTTTGAACCTGGATTTTTGCAAGATTCTTTTGATTACTCTGGATGGCCGTTCTTTTATTCTTAAAGCGGGTTCGGGTTGGCAAGAGGGATGGATTGGCCGTCAGATCTGCACCATCGATGAAAATACGCAGAATCGGTTTGCTCTCTTGAGCCGTGAACCTGTCATTGTGGAGGACTTTCGTACCGAGACTCGCTTCACGCCCTCTGAAATCCTCAGAACTCATGATATCCGCAGCGGAGTTGTCGTGCTTATCTCGGGAACCGATGGTCCAAGTGGAGTTTTGGGCGCCTATTCCCGTGACACACTTCGTTTTACGCCGGCCAGCATCAGTTTTTTGCAGAGCGTTGCCAATGTTCTCGCAACTGCGATTAATCGAAAAAATGCCGAGGAGCGGTTAACCTACCTGGCCCAGTTTGATCCTCTTACGGGGTTGCCCAACCGAAGCCTGTTTCTCGATCGTCTCGGTCAGGCGATGGAACAGGCACAGCGCAACCACGGGCGAATCGGTGTTGTATTTGCTGATCTTGACCGCTTCAAGATCGTCAATGATACGATGGGCCATAGCACCGGCGACAGGCTACTGGTTCAAGTCGCACAACGGTTGCAACAGTGCGTGCGTTCCGGCGACACGGTCGCGCGTCTGGGCGGTGACGAGTTCGCGTTCATTCTCTCCAGCCTGGCTCATGCAGAGGATGCAACCCTGGTAGCGGAAAAAGTGATTGCCGCGCTGTCACAGCCATTCGAGCTGGAAGGCCAGGAAATCTACATTTCCGCCAGCCTCGGAATTAGTATCTATCCCGGAGATGGTACGGATGCGGATGGCCTGCTCAGGAATGCCGACACCGCGATGTTCCAGGCCAAAGAACAGGGACCCGCGATTTATCAGTTTTACTTGCCACAGATGAACGAGCGCGCGGTCGCGCGCCTCAAACTGGAAACGCAACTGCGCGGTGCGCTGGCACGGCGTGAATTCGTGCTTCACTATCAGCCGAAAGTGAGCCTGGTCAGTGGCAAAATTACCGGTTTTGAGGCACTGTTGCGCTGGTGGCATCCGGCGCTGGGGCTGGTGCCGCCGTTCCAGTTTATCTCGGTCCTGGAGGATACCGGATTGATCGTATCCGTTGGTGAGTGGGTAGTCCTGACAGTCTGCGAGCAGATAGGAAGATGGCAGGATCAAGGACTGGTTCCGCATCCGGTTTCAGTCAATCTCTCGGCACGGCAGTTTCAGCAGCAAGATCTCGATGCGGTGATTGAAAAAACGCTCAGGATCACCGGAATCGATCCCCGCCTGCTGGAATTTGAGTTGACCGAATCGGTATTGATGAAGGAAGCCGAGACAGCTGCCAATGCGCTGCAAAACCTGAAAGCTTTTGGTGTGCAAATTTCAATGGATGATTTCGGCACCGGCTACTCAAGCCTCGCCTACCTTAAACGTTTTCCGCTCGACGTGCTCAAGATCGACCGCACATTCATCCGGGATGTTACGACTAATCCTGACGACGCAACCATCGCGGTAGCAATGATCAAGCTTGCGCACAGCCTGGGATTGAGAGTGGTAGCCGAGGGTGTCGAAACCAGGGAGCAGTTGAATTTCCTGATACATCATGGTTGTGATGAGATGCAGGGGTATTATTTCTCAC